A window of Cryptomeria japonica chromosome 3, Sugi_1.0, whole genome shotgun sequence contains these coding sequences:
- the LOC131033249 gene encoding F-box/LRR-repeat protein 12 codes for MFCFREPVCFEGMDNDGICSIYELRGETCIDDLPNECLLNVVRFLMHCADQDAFGLTCQRWLKIQNEARCSIKFQFRDMSAPNCTKYLSKLLDRFPALISVSLVGCTEISDSALALFPSAGLKLKSILLDCCFSITDDGLSHICNNSKGLSSLSLYRCNISDIGLEHVARSCPNLEIINLSYCANVSDSGIAALGEGCLGLKIVNISFCKNIQGIGFKKCLFLQYLDADSCRLTDDGLCAIPNGSSLQYLNLSHSRNLIDLGSRGFSCIGMACSNLQFLHTRMCRTLDDSAVIEISRGCPLLKEWNLAVCPQVTVVGWKEVALNCRNLEILHVNRCRHFCNRSLLFLRSGCPKLSSLYMHGCPNLNPLTVELFKQARCFVRIILEENMCAGFCVDEFVKNFAVKVKTKTCLVLQ; via the coding sequence ATGTTCTGTTTCAGGGAACCTGTATGCTTTGAGGGAATGGATAATGATGGGATTTGTTCTATATATGAATTAAGAGGGGAAACATGTATAGATGATCTTCCAAATGAATGCCTTTTAAATGTTGTCAGATTTTTAATGCATTGTGccgatcaagatgcatttggcctCACATGTCAACGCTGGTTGAAAATTCAGAATGAAGCCCGATGTTCGATAAAATTTCAGTTTCGTGATATGTCAGCTCCAAATTGCACAAAATATCTCTCCAAGCTTCTTGATCGCTTTCCTGCACTTATTTCAGTTTCATTGGTTGGTTGTACTGAAATTTCAGATTCAGCCCTTGCCTTGTTTCCATCAGCAGGTTTGAAGTTGAAAAGTATCTTACTTGATTGCTGCTTCAGCATCACAGATGATGGTCTATCTCATATTTGCAACAATTCTAAAGGCTTGTCTTCTTTGAGCCTTTATCGTTGTAATATTAGTGATATTGGTCTTGAACATGTAGCAAGAAGCTGTCCAAATTTAGAAATAATAAATCTTTCATACTGTGCGAATGTCTCTGATTCAGGCATTGCAGCCCTTGGGGAAGGATGCTTGGGGCTTAAGATTGTTAATATCTCATTTTGTAAAAACATACAAGGAATTGGGTTTAAGAAGTGCTTGTTTCTTCAGTATCTAGATGCAGATTCATGCCGCTTGACAGATGATGGTCTGTGTGCGATTCCTAATGGTAGTTCTCTTCAATATTTGAACCTGTCACACTCACGGAATTTGATTGATCTTGGCTCAAGAGGGTTCAGCTGCATTGGCATGGCATGCTCTAATTTGCAATTTTTGCACACAAGGATGTGTCGTACACTTGATGATTCAGCTGTAATCGAGATTTCCAGGGGCTGTCCTTTATTGAAAGAATGGAATTTGGCAGTTTGTCCACAGGTGACTGTGGTTGGTTGGAAAGAGGTTGCCCTGAACTGTAGAAACCTAGAGATCCTTCATGTTAATCGCTGCAGACATTTCTGCAATAGAAGTTTGCTTTTTCTCAGGAGTGGATGCCCTAAACTTTCCTCTCTATACATGCATGGCTGTCCTAATCTGAACCCTTTAACAGTGGAGCTTTTTAAACAGGCCCGCTGTTTTGTCCGCATTATTTTGGAGGAAAACATGTGTGCAGgattttgtgttgatgagtttgtAAAAAACTTTGCTGTTAAGGTGAAAACAAAGACATGTCTAGTACTTCAATAG
- the LOC131033259 gene encoding uncharacterized protein At4g08330, chloroplastic — MSQADVTYSCGSCGYPLNLCSSNRITSNIGSEYRKAIKKGIISFLSIDLSRFTQVDEVKCALYSCGFCRMRTKLLCRKCGTFIGYGYEDRASPCGFDSSDSSSSSGTPGRKKFNIKIRALQPSDETDVPQLAREA, encoded by the exons ATGTCACAGGCAGATGTTACTTACAG CTGTGGCTCTTGCGGATATCCTTTAAATCTGTGCTCATCAAACCGTATCACTTCTAACATCGGTTCAGAGTATCGCAAGGCCATCAAGAAAGGCATCATTTCATTCCTGTCCATTGATTTGAGCAGGTTCACTCAGGTTGATGAAGTTAAATGTGCTCTCTATTCTTGTGGTTTTTGTCGAATGAGGACCAAACTTCTCTGTAGAAAATGTGGAACATTTATTGGCTATGGCTATGAAGATCGTGCATCTCCATGTGGTTTTGATAGTTCTGATTCAAGCTCAAGCAGTGGAACTCCTGGTCGGAAAAAATTCAATATCAAGATTCGGGCACTACAACCTTCAGATGAAACTGATGTGCCTCAATTGGCTCGAGAGGCCTAA